The Skermanella pratensis genome has a window encoding:
- a CDS encoding SDR family NAD(P)-dependent oxidoreductase, whose protein sequence is MNGLRALVTGAASGIGLAACEALRGAGAHVVGLDRAPAPADDAGRVVADVTDEGQVIEAVALAAGRLGGLDLLVNCAGIEIEAPLHAIDIADMDRMYAVNLRGPILVAREALKAMEPGARIVNIASELAYLGRQGASGYCATKGAMLSLTRSWARELAPGILVNAVAPGPIDTPLLGFERMTDAQKALESANPLGRIGRPEEVAAAILFLASPAASFITGQCISVDGGAAMH, encoded by the coding sequence GGGGCGCCGGTGCCCATGTGGTCGGGCTGGACCGCGCGCCGGCCCCGGCGGACGACGCCGGCCGGGTGGTCGCCGACGTGACCGACGAGGGCCAGGTGATCGAGGCGGTGGCCCTGGCCGCCGGGCGGCTGGGCGGCCTCGACCTGCTGGTGAACTGCGCCGGCATCGAGATCGAGGCGCCGCTCCACGCGATCGACATCGCCGACATGGACCGCATGTACGCGGTCAACCTGCGCGGCCCGATCCTGGTGGCGCGGGAAGCCCTGAAGGCCATGGAGCCGGGCGCCCGCATCGTCAACATCGCGTCGGAGCTCGCGTATCTCGGCCGCCAGGGCGCTTCGGGCTACTGCGCCACCAAGGGGGCGATGCTGTCGCTGACCCGGTCCTGGGCGCGGGAGCTGGCCCCCGGCATCCTGGTCAACGCCGTGGCCCCCGGTCCGATCGACACGCCGCTGCTGGGCTTCGAGCGCATGACCGATGCCCAGAAGGCGCTGGAGAGCGCCAACCCCCTGGGCCGCATCGGCCGCCCGGAGGAGGTCGCCGCCGCGATCCTCTTCCTGGCGTCCCCTGCGGCCAGCTTCATCACGGGACAATGCATCAGCGTCGACGGCGGCGCGGCGATGCACTGA
- a CDS encoding creatininase — protein MVESVFMAELTWPEFATKVAEGVTVFLPLGTTEQHGPHMAMNVDVVLPTAVCERVARNVGGIVAPTIPYGYKSQPRSGGGESFPGTTSLDANTFSLVVRDVIRSLGTDGVRRLVVVNGHFENCWPAVEGVDLGLRELRRDGIADMQVMRLEYWDFVGRDTLDRLFPEGFPGTELEHASLLETSLMLLLRPDLVDMDKVPSDGPARFPTYDRYPVPEGFVPASGVLARAQGSSAEKGQLLMDDHVERITRAVRAEFNL, from the coding sequence ATGGTCGAAAGCGTCTTCATGGCCGAGCTGACCTGGCCGGAGTTCGCCACGAAGGTGGCGGAGGGCGTCACCGTCTTCCTGCCCCTGGGCACCACCGAGCAGCACGGCCCCCACATGGCGATGAACGTGGACGTGGTGCTGCCCACCGCCGTGTGCGAACGGGTGGCGCGCAACGTCGGCGGCATCGTCGCCCCGACGATCCCCTATGGCTACAAGTCGCAGCCCCGCTCGGGCGGCGGCGAGTCGTTCCCCGGCACCACCAGCCTGGATGCCAACACCTTCTCGCTGGTCGTGCGCGACGTGATCCGGAGCTTGGGCACCGACGGCGTGCGCCGGCTCGTGGTGGTGAACGGGCATTTCGAGAACTGCTGGCCGGCTGTCGAGGGCGTCGACCTGGGCCTGCGGGAGCTTCGCCGCGACGGGATCGCGGACATGCAGGTGATGCGGCTGGAATACTGGGACTTCGTCGGCCGCGACACGCTGGACCGGCTCTTCCCCGAGGGGTTCCCCGGCACCGAGCTGGAGCATGCCAGCCTGCTGGAGACGTCCCTGATGCTGCTGCTGCGACCCGACCTGGTCGATATGGACAAGGTGCCGTCCGACGGGCCGGCGCGGTTCCCCACATACGACCGTTACCCCGTGCCGGAGGGGTTCGTCCCGGCCTCCGGCGTCCTGGCCCGCGCCCAGGGGTCCTCGGCCGAGAAGGGGCAACTCCTGATGGACGACCATGTCGAGCGGATCACGCGGGCCGTCCGCGCCGAATTCAACCTGTGA
- the speB gene encoding agmatinase, with the protein MMSDKQFQPLDSAAVPRFAGLPTFMRLPVASPEEVDVALVGVPFDGGTTNRPGPRHGPREVRNQSSLVRRVHHATGICPFDLVRVGDCGDAPVNPLDLMESIDLISGHFAGVRRAGAVPLTVGGDHLITLPVLRGIVADGPVGLIHFDAHSDTYDSFFGNRYNHGTPFRRAVEEGLLDPKRMVQIGLRGAISDAANYDFAKANGIRLIFIEEFEERGPKEVMAEARAIVGDRPIYVSFDIDILDPSIAPGTGTPEIGGVTSREAQAMIRLLRGLDIVGADLVEVSPPFDPSGATALTAATLMFELLCVMAESISLNSAQS; encoded by the coding sequence ATGATGAGCGACAAGCAGTTCCAGCCTCTCGATTCCGCCGCCGTGCCGCGCTTCGCCGGGCTGCCGACCTTCATGCGGCTGCCCGTGGCCTCGCCGGAGGAGGTGGACGTGGCCCTGGTCGGCGTCCCGTTCGACGGCGGCACGACGAACCGGCCCGGTCCCCGCCACGGCCCGCGCGAGGTCCGGAACCAGTCCAGCCTGGTCCGCCGGGTCCACCACGCGACCGGCATCTGCCCGTTCGACCTGGTGCGCGTCGGGGATTGCGGCGACGCGCCGGTCAACCCGCTCGACCTGATGGAGAGCATCGACCTGATCTCCGGCCACTTCGCCGGGGTGCGCCGGGCGGGCGCCGTCCCGCTGACCGTCGGCGGCGACCATTTGATCACGCTGCCGGTGCTGCGCGGCATCGTCGCCGACGGGCCGGTCGGGCTGATCCATTTCGACGCCCATTCCGACACCTACGACAGCTTCTTCGGCAACCGGTACAACCACGGCACGCCGTTCCGGCGCGCGGTGGAGGAAGGGCTGCTCGATCCGAAGCGCATGGTGCAGATCGGCCTGCGCGGGGCGATCTCGGACGCGGCCAACTACGACTTCGCCAAGGCCAACGGCATCCGCCTGATCTTCATCGAGGAGTTCGAGGAACGCGGCCCGAAGGAGGTCATGGCCGAGGCGCGGGCGATCGTCGGCGACCGGCCGATATACGTGTCGTTCGACATCGACATCCTCGATCCGTCCATAGCGCCCGGCACCGGCACCCCGGAGATCGGGGGCGTCACGTCGCGCGAGGCCCAGGCCATGATCCGGCTGCTGCGCGGGCTGGATATCGTCGGGGCCGACCTGGTCGAGGTCTCGCCGCCGTTCGACCCTTCGGGCGCCACGGCGCTGACCGCGGCGACCCTGATGTTCGAACTGCTCTGCGTGATGGCGGAGAGCATAAGCCTGAATTCTGCCCAATCCTGA
- a CDS encoding transporter substrate-binding domain-containing protein: MSLSQFARLIKTAAVVVAAAGTLASPAFADQLDEIRKKQEIVIGTEAQFPPFEYLEDGKIVGYASDLLQLVAADLPGVRLNQLDVPWPAILPGLSAGKFDFVVTSVTVTRERAEQYAFTVPIAEATVALVKRKGDGSITKPEDIAGKVVGSQTASAQLKALQAFDEKLRGTGSGVDGITEYVSFDEAYADLAAGRIDAVSQALSNLAPLVKARGDMFEIVGPTIGPKTYYAWAGRKDPASASLVKLFSDGIAKANTSGRMAELQMKWFGFTMDVPADAVPEPTM, translated from the coding sequence GTGTCCCTTTCCCAGTTCGCCCGCCTGATCAAGACCGCGGCCGTGGTGGTCGCCGCCGCAGGCACCCTTGCTTCCCCGGCCTTCGCCGACCAGCTCGACGAAATCCGGAAGAAGCAGGAGATCGTCATCGGGACCGAGGCGCAGTTCCCGCCCTTCGAGTACCTGGAGGACGGCAAGATCGTCGGCTACGCCAGCGACCTCCTGCAACTGGTCGCGGCCGACCTGCCGGGCGTCAGGCTGAACCAGCTCGACGTGCCGTGGCCGGCGATCCTGCCGGGCCTCAGCGCCGGCAAGTTCGACTTCGTGGTGACCTCCGTCACCGTGACCAGGGAGCGGGCAGAGCAGTACGCCTTCACCGTGCCGATCGCCGAGGCCACGGTCGCCCTGGTCAAGCGCAAGGGCGACGGTTCCATCACCAAGCCGGAGGACATCGCCGGCAAGGTCGTGGGCTCCCAGACCGCGTCCGCCCAGCTCAAGGCATTGCAGGCCTTCGACGAGAAGCTGCGCGGCACCGGCTCGGGGGTGGACGGGATCACCGAGTATGTCAGCTTCGACGAGGCCTATGCCGACCTCGCGGCCGGCCGGATCGACGCCGTGTCGCAGGCGCTGTCCAACCTGGCTCCGCTGGTCAAGGCGCGCGGCGACATGTTCGAGATCGTCGGACCGACCATCGGCCCCAAGACCTACTATGCCTGGGCCGGCCGCAAGGACCCGGCCAGCGCCTCCCTGGTGAAGCTGTTCAGCGACGGCATCGCCAAGGCCAACACCTCGGGCAGGATGGCGGAGCTTCAGATGAAGTGGTTCGGCTTCACCATGGACGTGCCGGCCGACGCGGTGCCCGAGCCGACGATGTGA
- a CDS encoding amino acid ABC transporter permease — protein sequence MFDPAIIVPYLPTLIEGAGITFAVSILAILLGIPCGLALCFLRQSRGRAPATAAAVYISFFRGTPLLVQLLVFFYIPPAYGIELPAYLTAVAVLTMNTTAFQAEIFRGGLHAIPRGQVEAARMLGFTHGQVRRRVLVPQMLRVTLPALTNEAIDILKSSSLVSVIAVSELLRRGRQVAAATYHPLEAYAATALMYLLLVSLIAYAGRHAGRRLSLSR from the coding sequence ATGTTCGATCCCGCCATCATCGTCCCGTACCTGCCGACCCTGATCGAGGGCGCCGGAATCACGTTCGCGGTGTCGATCCTGGCGATCCTGCTCGGCATCCCCTGCGGGCTGGCCCTGTGCTTCCTTCGGCAGAGCCGGGGACGGGCGCCGGCGACGGCGGCCGCGGTCTATATCAGCTTCTTCCGGGGCACGCCGCTGCTGGTGCAGCTGCTGGTCTTCTTCTACATCCCCCCGGCCTACGGGATCGAGCTGCCGGCCTACCTGACGGCGGTCGCGGTGCTGACCATGAACACGACGGCGTTCCAGGCGGAGATCTTCCGCGGCGGTCTCCACGCGATCCCGCGCGGACAGGTCGAAGCGGCGCGGATGCTGGGCTTCACCCACGGCCAGGTCCGGCGCCGGGTGCTGGTGCCCCAGATGCTTCGGGTCACGCTGCCGGCCCTGACCAACGAGGCGATCGACATCCTGAAAAGCTCCTCGCTGGTGTCGGTCATCGCGGTGTCCGAGCTGCTGCGGCGCGGACGGCAGGTCGCGGCCGCCACGTACCACCCGCTGGAAGCCTACGCGGCCACGGCGCTGATGTATCTGCTGCTGGTCTCCCTCATAGCCTATGCCGGGCGCCATGCCGGCCGGCGGCTCAGCCTGTCGCGGTGA
- a CDS encoding amino acid ABC transporter permease → MPDESVTLRYAGRFLDGFLTTAWICGVSICAAVALGLALFLVRRLPFAPARWFYDGYVGLLRGTPFLIQIFLLYYGGPGLGLRLSATTTALIGLSVYGSAYFAEIFRAGFEAVPRGQVEAARMLGFDRGQILRNVELPQMAALIIPPSVNQCIILIKESAVLSVITVPELTTVATRVVSETFSFAEPYLLLALLYWLLVETTARGGRWLERATGRHLTTTKGLPP, encoded by the coding sequence ATGCCCGACGAGTCCGTCACCCTGCGCTATGCCGGGCGCTTCCTCGACGGCTTCCTCACCACGGCGTGGATCTGCGGAGTCTCGATCTGCGCCGCCGTGGCACTGGGGCTGGCCCTGTTCCTGGTGCGGCGCCTGCCCTTCGCGCCGGCCCGCTGGTTCTACGACGGCTATGTCGGGCTGCTGCGGGGCACGCCGTTCCTGATCCAGATCTTCCTGCTGTATTACGGCGGCCCCGGCCTGGGCCTGCGGCTGTCCGCCACGACGACCGCGCTGATCGGGCTGAGCGTCTATGGCAGCGCCTATTTCGCGGAGATCTTCCGGGCCGGCTTCGAGGCCGTGCCGCGCGGCCAGGTCGAGGCCGCCCGGATGCTGGGGTTCGACCGGGGACAGATCCTGCGCAACGTGGAACTGCCGCAGATGGCGGCACTGATCATCCCGCCGTCGGTCAACCAGTGCATCATCCTGATCAAGGAATCCGCGGTCCTGTCCGTGATCACCGTGCCGGAACTGACCACCGTCGCCACCCGGGTCGTCTCCGAGACCTTCAGTTTCGCGGAACCCTACCTGCTGCTGGCGCTGCTCTACTGGCTGCTGGTCGAGACGACGGCCCGCGGCGGCCGGTGGCTGGAGCGCGCCACCGGCCGACACCTGACAACCACCAAGGGCCTGCCCCCATGA
- a CDS encoding amino acid ABC transporter ATP-binding protein: MTKTQGAAVLSLRGVRKSFGDHTVIDGIDLDVHRSEVICIIGPSGSGKSTLLRCMNFLEEYDGGEVVINGRLLGYSRDAGGKRVRDRDVVVDETRRGVGMVFQHFNLWPHMTALGNVTAALRLVKQMPKPAADALGAEVMAKVGLSDKAGQYPARLSGGQQQRVAIARALAMQPSIMLFDEPTSALDPELVGEVLQVMRGLAAEGMTMVVVTHEMGFAAEVADRVVFMDAGRIVEQGPPRSLFGAPSHPRLRQFLETWRQRNAGFTTLMPDAARHPHQEGNQIHVR, encoded by the coding sequence ATGACCAAGACCCAGGGCGCCGCCGTGCTCAGCCTGCGCGGCGTGCGCAAGAGCTTCGGCGACCATACCGTGATCGACGGGATCGACCTGGACGTCCACCGTTCCGAGGTGATCTGCATCATCGGCCCGTCCGGATCGGGCAAGAGCACGCTGCTCCGCTGCATGAACTTCCTGGAGGAGTACGACGGCGGCGAGGTCGTCATCAACGGGCGGCTGCTGGGCTATTCGCGGGACGCCGGGGGGAAGCGGGTGCGCGACCGCGACGTGGTCGTGGACGAGACCCGGCGCGGCGTCGGCATGGTGTTCCAGCACTTCAACCTGTGGCCCCACATGACGGCTCTGGGGAACGTCACCGCCGCGCTGCGCCTGGTCAAGCAGATGCCGAAGCCCGCGGCCGACGCGCTGGGGGCGGAGGTGATGGCCAAGGTCGGCCTGTCCGACAAGGCCGGGCAGTATCCGGCCCGCCTGTCCGGCGGGCAGCAGCAGCGCGTCGCCATCGCCCGCGCGCTGGCGATGCAGCCTTCCATCATGCTGTTCGACGAGCCGACCTCGGCGCTCGACCCGGAGCTGGTCGGCGAGGTGCTCCAGGTGATGCGCGGCCTCGCGGCGGAGGGCATGACCATGGTGGTCGTGACCCACGAGATGGGCTTCGCCGCCGAAGTGGCCGACCGGGTCGTGTTCATGGACGCCGGCCGTATCGTCGAGCAGGGGCCGCCCCGGTCGCTGTTCGGAGCTCCCTCCCACCCCCGGCTGCGCCAGTTCCTGGAGACCTGGAGACAGCGCAACGCGGGATTCACCACGCTCATGCCGGATGCCGCCCGACATCCACATCAGGAAGGAAACCAGATCCATGTCCGCTGA
- a CDS encoding DUF1989 domain-containing protein, with product MSAEQLVTIPARKGKAAFVAKGQLVKVVNTHGEQVVDTWAFRRDDMSEFMSNEHTRAHMLKIIPKAGDALLTNRRRPILTLVEDTSGGIHDMLIAACDRYRYEMLGCEGHHDNCTDNLASGLAELGLTPPETPSPLNLFMNIPVGPDNTLSFEAPPAPVMGGYVVLRAEMDLVIAFSACPQDILPINGTACSPTDAHFAVYDA from the coding sequence ATGTCCGCTGAACAGCTCGTGACCATTCCCGCCCGCAAGGGCAAGGCCGCCTTCGTCGCCAAGGGGCAGCTGGTCAAGGTCGTCAACACCCATGGCGAGCAGGTCGTCGATACCTGGGCGTTCCGGCGCGACGACATGTCGGAGTTCATGTCGAACGAGCATACCCGCGCCCATATGCTGAAGATCATCCCCAAGGCCGGCGACGCGCTGCTGACCAACCGGCGGCGCCCGATCCTGACGCTGGTGGAGGATACCTCCGGCGGCATCCACGACATGCTGATCGCCGCCTGCGACCGCTACCGTTACGAGATGCTGGGCTGCGAGGGCCACCACGACAACTGCACGGACAACCTCGCGTCGGGCCTGGCCGAGCTGGGCCTGACCCCGCCGGAGACTCCGAGCCCGCTGAACCTGTTCATGAACATTCCCGTGGGCCCCGACAACACCCTGTCGTTCGAGGCGCCGCCGGCTCCGGTGATGGGCGGTTACGTGGTGCTGCGCGCCGAGATGGACCTGGTGATCGCGTTCTCGGCCTGCCCGCAGGACATCCTGCCGATCAACGGCACCGCCTGCTCGCCGACCGACGCGCATTTCGCCGTGTACGACGCCTGA
- a CDS encoding cupin domain-containing protein translates to MTAAKHDPGTGMTATEVPAPDIRIGVKLRHARLVRGLRMSDVARRVGCSESLISKLEHDKAKPSFVMLHKLVAALETNVAYLFADTGESAGPVARAGERPVITTDPLRNAPGIRLERLIPYAEGHLLQANVHIIDPGSGSDGEIEHDGEEVGYVLEGALELTVDGQLHSLSAGDSFVFRSDLKHGYRNPGDTTTRVLWVNTPPTF, encoded by the coding sequence TTGACCGCTGCGAAACATGATCCCGGAACCGGCATGACGGCGACGGAGGTTCCGGCTCCCGACATCCGGATCGGGGTCAAGCTGCGCCATGCCCGTCTCGTCAGGGGCTTGCGCATGAGCGACGTGGCGCGGCGGGTCGGCTGCTCGGAAAGCCTGATCTCCAAGCTGGAGCATGACAAGGCGAAGCCGTCCTTCGTCATGCTCCACAAGCTGGTGGCGGCACTGGAGACCAACGTCGCCTATCTCTTCGCCGATACCGGCGAAAGCGCCGGCCCGGTGGCGCGGGCCGGCGAGCGCCCGGTCATCACCACCGACCCGCTCCGAAACGCCCCCGGCATCCGCCTGGAACGGCTGATCCCCTATGCGGAAGGCCATCTGCTCCAGGCGAACGTCCACATCATCGATCCGGGCAGCGGCAGCGACGGCGAGATCGAGCACGACGGCGAGGAGGTCGGGTATGTCCTGGAAGGCGCGCTGGAGCTGACCGTCGACGGTCAGCTCCACAGTCTGTCGGCGGGCGACTCATTCGTCTTCCGCTCCGACCTGAAGCACGGCTACCGCAACCCGGGGGATACCACCACCCGGGTGCTCTGGGTCAACACGCCGCCGACCTTCTGA